A genome region from Geobacter pickeringii includes the following:
- a CDS encoding ATP-binding cassette domain-containing protein yields the protein MPPLYRLNAIRKKHGERTVLAIDDLALAAGKLYTLTGANGSGKTTLLTLLAFLDPPTSGELHFGGEPVRWTNGTLLPLRRQVTLLHQSPYLFNGSVFANVAFGLKVRGIRGDERRRRVEEALALVGLTGFDHRRARELSGGECQRVAMARALVLKPTVLLLDEPLANVDRETCELLERVIVSLPGSGTTVIMTTHDPEHPGRLGGERLHLVGGEFA from the coding sequence ATGCCCCCCCTCTACCGCCTGAACGCCATCCGCAAAAAGCACGGGGAACGCACCGTCCTCGCCATCGACGACCTTGCGCTCGCCGCGGGAAAACTCTACACTCTTACCGGGGCCAACGGCTCGGGGAAGACCACCCTCCTCACCCTTCTCGCCTTCCTCGATCCCCCCACGTCCGGGGAGCTCCATTTCGGCGGCGAACCGGTCCGCTGGACCAACGGAACGCTTCTCCCCCTGCGCCGGCAGGTGACGCTGCTGCACCAGTCGCCGTACCTCTTCAACGGCAGCGTCTTCGCCAACGTCGCCTTCGGGCTGAAGGTGCGGGGGATCCGGGGAGACGAGCGGCGCCGGCGGGTGGAGGAGGCCCTGGCCCTCGTGGGGCTGACTGGGTTCGACCACCGCCGCGCGCGGGAACTCTCCGGCGGCGAGTGCCAGCGGGTCGCCATGGCCCGCGCCCTGGTGCTGAAGCCGACGGTGCTCCTGCTGGACGAGCCCCTGGCCAACGTGGACCGGGAAACCTGCGAGCTCCTCGAACGGGTCATCGTCTCGCTTCCCGGCAGTGGAACCACGGTCATCATGACCACCCACGACCCGGAGCATCCCGGCCGCCTCGGGGGGGAGCGGCTCCACCTGGTGGGGGGAGAGTTCGCCTGA
- a CDS encoding ABC transporter permease, whose translation MAFLSDTFRTALDLIASLDPEVLNAVSTSLSVALWSILFATLAGVPVGVAVGITEFTGRRAVITLLNTLMALPTVVVGLAVYGIISRQGPLGELGILFTPKAMVIGQTILAIPIVANYTLGTVKGADPRIVPTALTLGAGPFQSVRLLVRELRFGIMAAVIAGFGRVVAEVGVAMMLGGNIRGYTRTMTTAIAMETGKGEFALGLALGLILMGVALLVNLFLNLLQQR comes from the coding sequence GTGGCGTTTCTTTCCGACACCTTCCGCACCGCCCTCGACCTGATCGCCTCCCTCGACCCGGAGGTGCTCAACGCCGTTTCGACGTCACTGAGCGTGGCCCTCTGGTCGATCCTCTTCGCCACCCTGGCCGGCGTGCCGGTCGGGGTGGCCGTCGGGATCACCGAGTTCACCGGCAGGCGCGCGGTCATCACGCTGCTCAACACCCTCATGGCGCTGCCGACGGTGGTGGTGGGGCTGGCGGTCTACGGCATCATCAGCCGGCAGGGCCCCCTGGGGGAACTGGGAATCCTCTTCACCCCCAAGGCGATGGTTATCGGCCAGACCATCCTCGCCATCCCGATCGTAGCCAACTACACCCTGGGGACCGTCAAGGGGGCCGATCCCCGCATCGTCCCCACCGCCCTCACCCTGGGGGCGGGTCCCTTCCAGAGCGTCCGCCTGCTGGTGCGGGAGCTCCGCTTCGGGATCATGGCGGCGGTCATCGCCGGCTTCGGACGGGTGGTGGCGGAGGTGGGGGTGGCGATGATGCTCGGCGGGAACATCCGCGGCTACACCCGGACCATGACCACCGCCATCGCCATGGAGACCGGCAAGGGGGAATTCGCCCTGGGGCTCGCCCTCGGGCTCATCCTGATGGGGGTGGCGCTCCTCGTGAACCTCTTCCTCAACCTCCTCCAGCAGAGGTGA
- a CDS encoding substrate-binding domain-containing protein encodes MKSLRTLFLSIVTLVVLCGAASAEERLKMSTTTSTQDSGLLSVLLPPFEQKNHCKVDVVAVGTGQALKLGEAGDVDVVFVHARKLEDKFVADGFGVNRRDVMYNDFVIIGPKSDPAGIATAKTAAEALKLIAAKGATFISRGDKSGTHIKEKELWQAAGVQPKGGWYIEAGQGMGPVITMATERQGYTLADRGTYNAYKGKKTDLVIAFQGEKGLFNPYGVIAVNPKKFPHVKHDLAMKFIDYVTGPEGQKIITGYKAHGEPVFFVYKK; translated from the coding sequence ATGAAATCGCTACGCACCCTATTCCTCTCCATCGTCACGCTGGTGGTCCTCTGCGGCGCGGCCTCTGCGGAAGAGCGCCTCAAGATGTCCACCACCACCTCCACCCAGGACTCGGGACTCCTGTCGGTGCTCCTTCCACCCTTCGAGCAGAAGAACCACTGCAAGGTGGACGTGGTGGCCGTCGGCACCGGACAGGCGCTGAAGCTCGGCGAGGCGGGGGACGTGGACGTGGTCTTCGTCCATGCCCGCAAGCTGGAGGACAAGTTCGTGGCCGACGGCTTCGGCGTGAACCGCCGGGATGTCATGTACAACGACTTCGTCATCATCGGTCCGAAGAGCGACCCGGCCGGCATCGCCACGGCGAAGACCGCGGCCGAGGCGCTGAAGCTCATCGCCGCAAAGGGGGCCACCTTCATCTCCCGGGGGGACAAGTCGGGGACCCACATCAAGGAGAAGGAGCTGTGGCAGGCCGCCGGCGTCCAGCCGAAGGGGGGATGGTACATCGAGGCGGGCCAAGGAATGGGGCCGGTCATTACCATGGCGACCGAGCGGCAGGGGTACACCTTGGCCGACCGCGGGACCTACAACGCCTACAAGGGAAAGAAGACCGATCTCGTCATTGCCTTCCAGGGGGAGAAGGGACTCTTCAATCCCTACGGGGTCATTGCCGTGAACCCGAAGAAGTTCCCCCACGTGAAGCATGACCTGGCCATGAAATTCATCGACTACGTCACCGGCCCCGAGGGGCAGAAGATCATCACCGGCTACAAGGCCCACGGCGAGCCAGTCTTCTTCGTCTACAAGAAGTAG
- a CDS encoding molybdenum cofactor biosynthesis protein MoaE — translation MICVTSTPINPSELYDAIGKDRSGSVVFHYAVVKEANGDRPTTCIDYRAEGDTEGELAVIAAELQGKWTLEDVLLVRRTGRLRVGEIISLVAASSPNSSDAFGACQDGIARLKKMTTIKKEEQRD, via the coding sequence ATGATCTGCGTGACCTCGACCCCCATCAATCCTTCGGAGCTCTATGACGCCATCGGGAAGGACCGTTCCGGATCGGTGGTGTTTCACTACGCGGTGGTCAAGGAAGCCAACGGCGACCGGCCGACCACCTGCATCGACTACCGGGCTGAGGGGGACACCGAGGGAGAACTGGCAGTAATTGCCGCCGAGCTCCAGGGGAAGTGGACGCTGGAAGACGTGCTCCTGGTCCGGCGGACCGGCCGCCTCCGGGTGGGGGAGATCATCTCCCTGGTGGCAGCCAGCTCCCCCAACAGCTCCGATGCCTTTGGCGCATGCCAGGACGGCATCGCCCGGCTCAAAAAAATGACAACCATCAAGAAGGAAGAACAACGCGACTGA
- a CDS encoding HesA/MoeB/ThiF family protein codes for MDLHDFITAAATADLLPWAAQATAAARFGLTVGQVEEAALARGLMPARYQRNRQTITVEKQLRLFRSRAVIIGSGGLGGYLVEELARLGVGNLVVIDPDIFEEHNLNRQILSSPALLGRPKAAVAAARVAEINPAVTVTARQEAFSRDNGHELLAGAQIVMDGLDSIATRLELAESCRTLSIPLVHGAIGGWYGQVASQLPGDDLSPYLFGGWSEPKGVETRLGNPSFTPATVASLQVAEACKILLGEGESLRNRMIFMNLLDMEFSEVPLEPAPAAVGA; via the coding sequence ATGGATCTCCACGACTTCATCACGGCAGCGGCCACGGCGGACCTTCTCCCCTGGGCGGCCCAGGCGACGGCAGCCGCGCGGTTCGGCCTCACCGTCGGCCAGGTGGAGGAGGCGGCCCTCGCCCGTGGCCTCATGCCGGCCCGCTACCAGCGCAACCGCCAGACCATCACCGTGGAAAAGCAGCTGCGCCTGTTCCGCAGCCGGGCGGTCATCATCGGCAGCGGCGGCCTGGGGGGGTACCTGGTGGAGGAACTGGCCCGTCTCGGAGTCGGAAACCTGGTGGTTATTGATCCCGACATCTTCGAGGAGCATAACCTGAACCGCCAGATCCTCTCCTCCCCCGCCCTCCTCGGCCGGCCCAAGGCGGCGGTCGCCGCGGCCCGGGTGGCCGAGATCAACCCCGCCGTCACCGTCACCGCGCGCCAGGAGGCGTTCTCCCGCGACAACGGCCACGAACTGCTTGCCGGCGCCCAGATCGTGATGGACGGCCTCGACAGCATCGCCACCCGCCTGGAGCTGGCGGAGAGCTGCCGCACGCTCTCCATCCCCCTGGTACACGGCGCCATCGGCGGCTGGTACGGACAGGTCGCCTCCCAACTTCCGGGGGACGACCTCTCGCCCTACCTCTTCGGCGGCTGGTCGGAGCCGAAAGGGGTGGAAACGCGGCTCGGCAACCCCTCGTTCACCCCGGCCACGGTGGCGAGCCTCCAGGTGGCCGAGGCGTGCAAGATCCTCCTGGGGGAAGGCGAATCGCTCCGCAACCGGATGATCTTCATGAACCTTCTCGACATGGAATTCAGCGAGGTGCCGCTCGAACCGGCGCCGGCGGCGGTGGGGGCGTGA
- a CDS encoding MoaD/ThiS family protein, whose protein sequence is MEITVKLFAMFRVGRFAATTNKYRDGITPADIAGELKIPEREVGIVLVNSRHAKLDHRLFDGDILSLFPLVGGG, encoded by the coding sequence ATGGAGATCACCGTAAAACTTTTCGCCATGTTCCGTGTCGGGCGTTTTGCCGCGACAACCAATAAGTACCGGGACGGAATCACCCCGGCAGACATCGCCGGCGAGCTGAAGATCCCGGAACGGGAGGTCGGCATCGTGCTGGTCAACAGCCGGCATGCCAAGCTCGATCATCGGCTGTTCGACGGCGACATCCTGTCGCTCTTCCCCCTGGTGGGAGGGGGGTAG
- a CDS encoding aldehyde ferredoxin oxidoreductase family protein, producing MDKIIRVNMADLSTRTEAVPAAWAGLGGRGLTSTIVAAEVPPTCHPLGPSNKLVFAPGLLTGTPAANSGRLSAGAKSPLTGTIKESNAGGTAAQMLARLGIKALIIEGIPKADAWYSLHVSLDGVAIQEETELLGKGNFAVIEALEARLGKKTGILTIGPAGELKMTAANISVKDPDSKIRSHGRGGLGAVMGSKKIKFITIDDQGAPKVPIADPEKFKTAARAFAKALLDHPVSGEGLPTYGTNVLVNILHEAGGLPTRNFTAGQFDGHDKISGETMHDTIVARGGKPKHGCHAGCIIQCSQVYHDKEGKYVTSGFEYETIWGLGADCCIDDLDDIAVADNLMDDIGIDSIETAVMFGVAMEAGILPFGDSKGIIRILTEEIGRGTPLGRILGGGAGAVGRAYGVTRVPVVKNQGIPAYDPRSVKGIGITYATSTMGADHTAGYTIATNILNVGGFVDPLKKEGQVELSRNLQIATAAVDSTGMCIFVAFPALDIPECLPALIDMINARFGINLTGDDVTNLGKHILKVEHQFNIEAGFTKEHDRLPEFFRLEPVAPHNAVWDFTDAEIDEFWNF from the coding sequence ATGGATAAGATCATTCGCGTCAACATGGCCGACCTGAGCACCAGGACCGAGGCGGTGCCCGCCGCCTGGGCGGGGCTCGGCGGCCGCGGCCTCACCTCCACCATCGTCGCCGCAGAAGTCCCACCCACCTGTCATCCGCTGGGGCCGAGCAACAAGCTGGTCTTCGCCCCGGGGCTCCTGACCGGCACACCGGCCGCCAACTCCGGCCGCCTCTCCGCCGGGGCCAAGAGCCCCCTGACCGGCACCATCAAGGAGAGCAACGCCGGCGGCACCGCGGCCCAGATGCTCGCCCGCCTCGGCATCAAGGCGCTCATCATCGAGGGAATTCCCAAGGCCGACGCCTGGTACAGCCTCCACGTCTCCCTGGACGGCGTCGCCATCCAGGAAGAGACGGAGCTGCTCGGCAAGGGAAATTTCGCCGTCATCGAGGCCCTGGAGGCCCGTCTCGGGAAGAAGACCGGCATCCTCACCATCGGCCCGGCCGGCGAGCTGAAAATGACCGCCGCCAACATCTCCGTCAAGGACCCGGACAGCAAGATCCGCAGCCACGGCCGCGGCGGCCTCGGCGCCGTCATGGGTTCCAAGAAGATCAAGTTCATCACCATCGACGACCAGGGTGCTCCCAAGGTTCCCATCGCCGATCCGGAGAAGTTCAAGACCGCCGCCCGGGCCTTCGCCAAGGCGCTCCTGGATCACCCGGTGAGCGGCGAGGGACTCCCCACCTACGGCACCAACGTCCTGGTGAACATCCTCCACGAGGCGGGGGGGCTGCCGACCCGCAACTTCACCGCGGGCCAGTTCGACGGCCACGACAAGATCTCCGGCGAGACCATGCACGACACCATCGTCGCCCGCGGCGGCAAGCCGAAGCACGGCTGCCACGCCGGCTGCATCATCCAGTGCTCCCAGGTCTACCACGACAAGGAGGGGAAATACGTCACCTCCGGCTTCGAGTACGAGACCATCTGGGGGCTCGGCGCCGACTGCTGCATCGACGACCTGGACGACATCGCCGTGGCCGACAACCTCATGGACGACATCGGCATCGACTCCATCGAGACCGCCGTCATGTTCGGCGTGGCCATGGAGGCCGGCATCCTCCCCTTCGGCGACAGCAAGGGGATCATTCGCATCCTCACGGAGGAAATCGGCAGGGGGACCCCCCTCGGCCGGATCCTCGGCGGCGGGGCGGGCGCCGTCGGCAGGGCCTACGGCGTCACCCGGGTGCCGGTGGTGAAGAACCAGGGGATTCCGGCCTACGACCCCCGTTCGGTGAAGGGGATCGGCATCACCTACGCCACCAGCACCATGGGGGCCGACCACACCGCCGGCTACACCATCGCCACCAACATCCTCAACGTCGGCGGCTTCGTGGACCCGCTGAAGAAGGAGGGGCAGGTGGAGCTCTCCCGCAACCTCCAGATCGCCACGGCGGCGGTGGACTCCACCGGCATGTGCATCTTCGTCGCCTTCCCGGCCCTGGACATCCCGGAGTGCCTCCCGGCCCTGATCGACATGATCAACGCCCGCTTCGGCATCAACCTCACCGGCGACGATGTGACCAACCTCGGCAAGCATATCCTGAAGGTGGAGCACCAGTTCAACATCGAGGCCGGGTTCACCAAGGAGCACGACCGCCTGCCGGAGTTTTTCAGGCTCGAGCCGGTGGCCCCCCACAACGCGGTGTGGGACTTCACCGACGCAGAGATCGACGAGTTCTGGAACTTCTAA
- a CDS encoding iron-containing alcohol dehydrogenase — MALADQTFGFFIPTVTLMGVGSSKETGAQVKALGAKKALLVTDKGISAMGMADQIKQQVEAAGVAVVIFDGAEPNPTDTNVHDGVKVYQENGCDSIISLGGGSSHDCAKGVGLVMGNGGNIRDFEGVNKSTKPMPPFVAINTTAGTASEMTRFCIITNTDTHVKMAIVDWRCTPNIAINDPVLMVGKPAPLTAATGMDALTHAVEAYVSTIATPITDACALQAIRLIADYLRPAVANGKNLEARDKMAYAEYLAGMAFNNASLGYVHAMAHQLGGFYNLPHGVCNAILLPSVCEFNMISNPKRFADIAVAMGENIDGLSDVDAAAKGIAAIRKLSSDIGIPAGLTALNVKETDLRIMAENAMKDACMLTNPRIATLDCVVGIYKAAM, encoded by the coding sequence ATGGCACTGGCAGATCAAACGTTCGGTTTCTTCATCCCCACGGTAACCCTCATGGGGGTCGGCTCCTCCAAGGAGACCGGCGCCCAGGTGAAGGCGCTCGGCGCGAAGAAAGCACTCCTGGTGACCGACAAGGGGATCTCGGCCATGGGGATGGCCGACCAGATCAAGCAGCAGGTGGAAGCCGCCGGCGTTGCGGTCGTCATCTTCGACGGCGCCGAGCCGAACCCGACCGACACCAACGTCCACGACGGCGTCAAGGTCTACCAGGAGAACGGCTGCGACTCCATCATCTCCCTCGGCGGCGGCAGCTCCCACGACTGCGCCAAGGGGGTCGGCCTCGTGATGGGCAACGGCGGCAACATCCGTGACTTCGAAGGGGTTAACAAGTCCACCAAGCCGATGCCTCCCTTCGTCGCCATCAACACCACCGCCGGCACCGCATCCGAGATGACCCGCTTCTGCATCATCACCAACACCGACACCCACGTGAAGATGGCCATCGTCGACTGGCGCTGCACCCCGAACATCGCCATCAACGACCCGGTCCTGATGGTCGGCAAGCCGGCACCGCTGACCGCCGCCACCGGCATGGACGCCCTCACCCACGCGGTCGAGGCCTACGTCTCCACCATCGCCACCCCCATCACCGACGCCTGCGCCCTTCAGGCAATCCGCCTCATCGCCGACTACCTCCGCCCGGCGGTGGCCAACGGCAAGAACCTCGAAGCCCGCGACAAGATGGCCTATGCCGAGTACCTGGCCGGCATGGCCTTCAACAACGCCAGCCTCGGCTACGTCCACGCCATGGCTCACCAGCTCGGCGGCTTCTACAACCTCCCCCACGGCGTCTGCAACGCCATCCTGCTTCCGTCGGTCTGCGAGTTCAACATGATCTCCAACCCGAAGCGCTTTGCCGACATCGCCGTTGCCATGGGCGAGAACATCGACGGGCTCTCCGACGTTGATGCCGCAGCCAAGGGTATCGCCGCCATCCGCAAGCTCTCCAGCGACATCGGCATCCCCGCGGGACTCACGGCGCTCAACGTGAAGGAAACCGACCTCCGCATCATGGCCGAAAACGCCATGAAGGACGCCTGCATGCTGACCAACCCCCGCATCGCCACCCTGGACTGCGTGGTCGGCATCTACAAGGCGGCAATGTAA
- a CDS encoding ribbon-helix-helix protein, CopG family, with translation MGKSVYVNTKPTIVSVRVTDEQMEGIRRLMETTKKSASDIMREAFGMLAEKLERSERLDAIRTAAAKYAEARRES, from the coding sequence ATGGGGAAATCGGTTTACGTGAACACCAAGCCGACGATCGTCTCGGTGCGGGTCACCGACGAGCAGATGGAGGGGATCAGGCGGCTCATGGAGACAACGAAGAAGAGTGCCTCCGACATCATGCGCGAGGCCTTCGGCATGCTTGCGGAGAAGCTGGAGCGGTCGGAGCGGCTCGATGCCATCCGGACCGCGGCCGCGAAGTACGCCGAGGCCCGCCGGGAATCCTGA
- a CDS encoding electron transfer flavoprotein subunit beta/FixA family protein, with protein sequence MLAIACIKQVPDTTQVQIDPVTNTLVREGIPFIVNPYDTHALEESLRVKDRYGFRSVALSMGPPNAEAALRKALGLGVDEAILCSDRCFGGADTLSTSNVLAAAIRKIGEESGEEVGIVFCGKQTIDGDTAQVGPGIAVRLGFTQLTLVDRIEALDVAARRIRVRRKLEGRYEIVEAPLPVLITVVRELNRPRYPSVPMRLAAQKGAVKVWDNGMLQLDVSSVGLKGSPTWVSRIFSPQRDKGEIVGDGIGDPEGTARLLIEQLLAKDLLAV encoded by the coding sequence ATGCTCGCCATCGCCTGCATCAAGCAGGTACCCGACACGACCCAGGTTCAGATCGACCCGGTTACCAACACCCTGGTGCGGGAGGGGATCCCGTTCATCGTCAACCCCTACGACACCCACGCCCTGGAGGAGAGCCTGCGGGTGAAGGACCGCTACGGCTTTCGCTCCGTGGCGCTCTCCATGGGCCCCCCCAACGCCGAGGCGGCGCTGCGCAAGGCCCTCGGCCTCGGCGTCGACGAGGCGATTCTCTGCTCCGACCGCTGTTTCGGGGGTGCCGACACCCTCTCCACGAGCAACGTGCTGGCGGCGGCCATCCGGAAGATCGGCGAGGAGAGCGGCGAGGAGGTGGGGATCGTCTTCTGCGGCAAGCAGACCATCGACGGCGACACCGCCCAGGTGGGGCCGGGGATCGCGGTGCGGCTCGGCTTCACCCAGCTGACGCTGGTGGACCGGATCGAGGCGCTGGACGTGGCGGCGCGGCGGATCCGGGTGCGGCGCAAACTGGAAGGGCGGTACGAGATCGTGGAGGCGCCGCTGCCGGTGCTGATCACCGTGGTGCGGGAGCTGAACCGCCCCCGCTACCCGAGCGTCCCCATGCGGCTCGCGGCGCAGAAGGGGGCGGTGAAGGTCTGGGACAACGGGATGCTGCAACTGGATGTGAGCAGCGTCGGCCTCAAGGGTTCCCCCACCTGGGTGAGCCGGATCTTCTCCCCCCAGCGCGACAAGGGGGAGATCGTCGGCGACGGGATCGGCGACCCGGAAGGGACGGCGCGGCTTCTGATCGAACAGCTGCTGGCGAAGGACCTGCTGGCGGTGTAG
- a CDS encoding electron transfer flavoprotein subunit alpha yields the protein MSEPKKPKRPRGRACLVAGKCIACGARCQSVCPVDGIEMDDSGEPRIHPDKCIGCVKCVKGCPGNALEMFYTPEELAILATFEKGAGEVEEADEDERLRREAIAAYHGVWVFVEQTEGEPARVSWELMGVGAQLAQSLQTELCAVVIGENVEHLCHEAFAHGASKAYLLDQPVFRHYRTEAYLEACCTLIGTYQPEIVLMGATGMGRDLAGAVATRVKTGLTADCTGLDVDDRRNLRQTRPAFGGNIMATIMCDRFRPQMATVRPHVMPLPERQAGATGEIVREEIPLAEADILTKVLEIIRDKKAGEVDIAGAEFIVSGGRGMMAKENFGMLQELADELGGVVGASRSAVDAGWMPHERQVGQTGKTVRPKIYIACGISGAIQHLVGMQDSDLVIAINRDREAPIFDVATYGIVGDLFQIVPAITSQLKQLRQPANH from the coding sequence ATGAGCGAACCGAAGAAACCGAAGAGACCACGCGGCAGGGCCTGCCTCGTCGCCGGGAAGTGCATCGCCTGCGGCGCCCGCTGCCAGAGCGTCTGCCCGGTGGACGGCATCGAGATGGACGATTCCGGAGAACCACGGATCCACCCGGACAAATGCATCGGCTGCGTCAAGTGCGTGAAGGGCTGCCCGGGGAACGCCCTGGAGATGTTCTACACCCCCGAAGAGCTGGCAATCCTCGCCACCTTCGAGAAGGGGGCGGGAGAGGTCGAAGAGGCGGACGAGGACGAGCGGCTCCGGCGTGAGGCGATTGCCGCCTACCACGGGGTCTGGGTCTTCGTGGAGCAGACCGAGGGGGAGCCGGCGCGGGTCTCCTGGGAGCTGATGGGGGTCGGAGCCCAGCTGGCGCAGAGCCTCCAGACGGAACTCTGCGCCGTGGTCATCGGCGAAAACGTCGAACACCTCTGCCACGAGGCCTTCGCCCACGGCGCCTCGAAGGCCTACCTGCTGGACCAGCCGGTCTTCCGGCACTACCGGACCGAGGCGTACCTGGAGGCGTGCTGCACCCTGATCGGCACGTACCAGCCGGAGATCGTCCTCATGGGTGCCACCGGCATGGGGCGCGACCTGGCCGGCGCCGTGGCCACGCGGGTCAAGACCGGCCTCACCGCCGACTGCACCGGGCTCGACGTGGACGACAGGCGCAACCTGCGCCAGACCCGCCCCGCCTTTGGGGGGAACATCATGGCCACCATCATGTGCGACCGGTTCCGTCCCCAGATGGCCACCGTTCGTCCCCACGTGATGCCGCTCCCCGAGCGGCAGGCAGGGGCCACGGGGGAGATCGTGCGGGAGGAGATCCCCCTCGCCGAGGCCGACATCCTGACCAAGGTGCTGGAGATCATCCGGGACAAAAAAGCGGGGGAGGTGGACATCGCCGGGGCGGAGTTCATCGTCTCCGGAGGGCGGGGGATGATGGCGAAGGAGAACTTCGGGATGCTGCAGGAGCTGGCCGACGAACTGGGTGGCGTGGTGGGTGCGTCGCGCAGCGCCGTTGACGCGGGGTGGATGCCCCACGAGCGGCAGGTTGGGCAGACGGGGAAGACGGTGCGTCCGAAGATCTACATCGCCTGCGGGATCTCGGGAGCGATCCAGCACCTGGTGGGAATGCAGGACTCGGACCTGGTCATCGCCATCAACCGTGACCGTGAGGCCCCGATCTTCGACGTGGCCACCTACGGCATCGTGGGGGATCTCTTCCAGATCGTCCCGGCCATCACCTCACAGCTCAAGCAGCTGAGACAACCAGCCAACCACTAG